From a region of the Syngnathus typhle isolate RoL2023-S1 ecotype Sweden linkage group LG12, RoL_Styp_1.0, whole genome shotgun sequence genome:
- the enc1 gene encoding ectoderm-neural cortex protein 1, with protein MKMSVCVHENRKSRASTGSMNIYLFHKSSYADSVLMHLNSLRQQRLFTDVLLHAGSRSFPCHRAVLAACSRYFEAMFSGGLRESQASEVDFHDSVHPEVLELLLDYAYTSRVVINEENAESLLEAGDMLEFQDIRDACAEFLERNLHPSNCLGMLLLSDAHQCTKLSELSWSMCLSNFPAICKTEDFLQLPKDMVVQLLSHEELETEDERLVYEAALNWINYDLERRHCDLPELLGTVRLALLPAIFLMENVSTEELINAQAGSKELVDQAIRCKLRILQNDGVVNSQCARPRKTSHALFLLGGQTFMCDKLYLVDQKAKEIIPKADIPSPRKEFSACAIACKVYITGGRGSENGVSKDVWVYDTVHEEWSKAAPMLIARFGHGSAELKHCLYVVGGHTAATGCLPASPSVSLKQVEQFDPAANKWTMVAPLREGVSNAAVVSVKLKLFAFGGTSVTHDKLPKVQCYDPQENRWTVPASCPQPWRYTAAAVLGNQIFVMGGDTEFSACSAYKFSSESYQWTKVGDVTAKRMSCQAVASGNKLYVVGGYFGTQRCKTLDCYDPTLDAWNSITTVPYSLIPTAFVSTWKHLPA; from the coding sequence ATGAAAATGTCCGTGTGCGTCCATGAGAACCGGAAGTCCCGGGCCAGCACCGGCTCCATGAACATCTACCTGTTCCACAAGTCGTCGTACGCCGACAGCGTGCTCATGCATCTCAACTCCCTGCGGCAGCAGCGTCTGTTCACCGACGTGCTTCTCCACGCCGGCAGCCGCTCCTTCCCGTGCCACCGCGCCGTCCTGGCCGCCTGCAGCCGCTACTTTGAGGCCATGTTCAGCGGCGGGCTACGCGAGAGCCAGGCCAGCGAGGTAGACTTCCACGACTCGGTCCACCCGGAGgtgctggagctgctgctggACTACGCGTACACGTCGCGGGTGGTCATCAACGAGGAGAACGCCGAGTCGCTGCTGGAGGCCGGCGACATGCTGGAGTTTCAAGACATCCGCGACGCCTGCGCAGAGTTCCTGGAGAGGAACCTTCACCCGTCCAACTGCCTGGGAATGCTGCTGCTCTCTGACGCCCACCAGTGCACCAAGCTGTCGGAGCTCTCCTGGAGCATGTGCCTCAGCAACTTCCCCGCCATTTGCAAGACGGAGGACTTCCTACAGCTGCCCAAAGACATGGTGGTGCAGCTTTTGTCCCACGAGGAGCTGGAGACCGAGGACGAGCGGCTGGTATACGAAGCCGCCCTGAACTGGATCAACTACGACCTGGAGAGGCGCCACTGCGACCTCCCGGAACTCCTCGGGACGGTCCGCCTGGCCCTGCTGCCGGCCATCTTTCTGATGGAGAACGTCTCCACCGAGGAGCTGATCAACGCCCAGGCCGGGAGCAAGGAGCTGGTGGACCAGGCCATCCGCTGTAAGTTGAGGATCCTGCAGAATGACGGCGTGGTCAACAGTCAGTGCGCCCGCCCCCGCAAGACCAGCCACGCCCTCTTCCTCCTCGGCGGCCAGACCTTCATGTGCGACAAGTTGTATCTGGTGGACCAGAAGGCCAAGGAGATCATTCCCAAGGCAGACATTCCCAGCCCGAGGAAGGAATTCAGCGCCTGCGCCATCGCCTGTAAGGTCTACATCACGGGGGGGCGGGGCTCGGAAAACGGCGTCTCCAAAGACGTCTGGGTCTACGACACGGTCCACGAGGAATGGTCCAAAGCGGCGCCCATGCTCATCGCCCGGTTCGGCCACGGCTCGGCCGAACTCAAGCACTGCCTGTACGTGGTCGGCGGTCACACGGCGGCCACCGGCTGCCTGCCCGCCTCGCCGTCCGTGTCGCTCAAACAAGTGGAGCAGTTCGACCCGGCGGCCAACAAGTGGACCATGGTGGCGCCCCTGAGGGAGGGCGTGAGCAACGCGGCTGTGGTCAGCGTCAAGCTCAAGCTCTTCGCCTTCGGGGGCACCAGCGTCACCCACGACAAGCTGCCCAAGGTCCAGTGCTACGACCCCCAGGAGAACCGCTGGACCGTGCCGGCCTCTTGCCCGCAGCCGTGGCGCtacaccgccgccgccgtcctgGGCAACCAGATCTTCGTCATGGGCGGCGACACAGAGTTCTCGGCGTGCTCGGCCTACAAGTTCAGCAGCGAGAGCTACCAGTGGACTAAAGTGGGCGACGTGACGGCCAAGCGCATGAGCTGCCAGGCGGTGGCGTCCGGGAACAAACTCTACGTGGTGGGGGGCTACTTTGGCACGCAGCGCTGCAAGACCTTGGACTGCTACGACCCCACGCTGGACGCGTGGAACAGCATCACCACGGTGCCGTACTCCCTCATCCCGACAGCCTTCGTCAGCACCTGGAAGCATCTGCCCGCCTGA